The Streptomyces cathayae DNA segment ATCACCGCGTCGGGCCGGACCGGCAGCGCCTCGAGCGCGCGTACCGCCGCCAGCCGCAGCGCGGCCGTCATCCCCAGCTGATCGATCTCCTCGTGGGACGCGTGTCCCAGGGCGTACGACGTCACCCAACTCCTCAGCGTCCGGTCGAGTTCGGCGCGCCGCTTGACGGTGAGGAGCTTGGAGTCGGTGAGACCTTCGGGGGGCCGACGCAGTCCGGTGATCGCCGCGCAGACGGTGACGGGACCGGCCCAGGCGCCGCGCCCCACCTCGTCGACACCTGCGACGATCTTCGCCCCGGTGGTGGCGCGCAGAGAGCGCTCGACGGTGTGAGTCGGTGGTTCGTACGGCATGGCGCCCTCAGCGTACGCCGCCCGGAACGGCCCGCGACACCCAGGTTCCCCGAACGACGTCACGGTCCACGACGACCCGGCTCGGGAGCCTCTCGGCACGCGGGGAATCGCATGCGTGAATCACCGGGCGTGGGACGTCCAGCCCGGCAACGCCTCGACCCGCTCGGTCCACCCGGAAGGCGGCACCCCGGCCTTCCCCGCCGCGACCACCCCGCCCACGATGGCGCACGTCGTGTCCATGTCTCCGCCCGCCTGGACCGTCGTCCAGAACGCCTGCTCGTAGTCGCTCAGGGACCGCGCGGCCGACCACAGCGCGAAGGGCACGGTGTCGTGGGCCGTCGTACGCCGCCCGCAGCCGAGGACGGCGGCGACGGTGGCCACATCGCCGAAGTCGAGCATGTCCCGGGCCCTGCGCAGCCCCGCACCGACCGCGCTCCTCTTGGGCACCAGTGCGACGACCCCGTCGAGGAGGGCTTCCGGTGCGGGCGTCCCCCCGGGGGCGGCGGCGAGCGCGGCTGCCGCGGCGACGGCCATCGCGCCGACCACGGCCTCACGGTGCTGGTGGGTCGGGTAGGCCGAGATCTCGGCCTGGTGGACGGCCTGCTCCGGATCGTCCGCGTACCAGGCACCCAGCGGTGCGATGCGCATCGCCGCCCCGTTGCCCCAGGAACCCTGACCGTTGAAGAGCCCGGCGGCGAGCTCCCGCCAGTCGCCGCCCTCACGGACCAGCCGCAGCAGCCGGCCGACCGCGGGCCCGTAGCCGCGGTCGAAGTCGTGGCGCCCGGCGAAGGACTGCGCGAGGGCCTCCTGATCGATCCGCCGGTGAGCGGCCAGGACGGCGACGACCGAGCAGGCCATCTCCGTGTCGTCCGTCCACTGCCAGCGGCCCGGGGGCAGCTCACGGCTCATGAGCAGCGGATAGTTCCCCGGGACGAAGAACTGCGAGCCCAGCGCGTCCCCCACCGACAGTCCGCGCAGGCTGGCCAGGGCGCGGTCCAGGCGCCCGGCGAAGGAGAGGTCAGCGGTCATCGCCCTGCCACCCTATCCGGTGATCCCGTACGGTTCCGGCACCCGCCAGCGTTCGAAAGGCCGGTCGAGCGTGTACTTTCCGTTCTCGCCCAGGAGGAGCATCCGCGTCTCGGCGTTCTCCGGGTTCGACAGGGATTCGAACTCCGCCACGGTCCAGTGGAACCACCGCATGCAGAACAGCCGCATGGCCAGACCGTGCGTCACGATGAGGACGTTCGGCGGATGGTCGGGGGCGTCGAAGCTGCGGAAGAGGCTCTCCAGGAAGCCGTCGACCCGGTCGTAGACGTCGGCGCCGGACTCCCCCTGGGCGAAGCGGAAGAAGAAGTGGCCGTACGCGTCCCGGCGTTCCTTCTGCAGGCGTACGTCCTTCTGGTCCTGCCAGTTTCCCCAGTCCTGCTCGCGCAGTCTCGGCTCCTCACGCACACGTATGAGCTCCGGGTCGAGCCCGAAGGCGTCCAGCGTCTGGTGCGTGCGACGGTAGGGGGACACGTACACGCTGACGCGCTCGCGGCCGAACAGGTCGCGCAACCGCTTACCCGTCTCCTCCGCCTGCCGCCGGCCCCGCTCGGTCAGGGCCAGCGCGTGATCGGGTTCGCGTTCATAAACGGAGTCGTCAACATTGC contains these protein-coding regions:
- a CDS encoding ribonuclease HII; translation: MPYEPPTHTVERSLRATTGAKIVAGVDEVGRGAWAGPVTVCAAITGLRRPPEGLTDSKLLTVKRRAELDRTLRSWVTSYALGHASHEEIDQLGMTAALRLAAVRALEALPVRPDAVILDGKHDYLGAPWRVRTVIKGDQSCVAVAAASVIAKVHRDKMMAELGADHADFGFADNAGYPSPVHRAALEVRGPTPYHRLSWAYLDALPQWRHLKKVRSRADGSVPEVEGQLGFDF
- a CDS encoding histidine phosphatase family protein, whose amino-acid sequence is MARPRRIVLVRHGESTGNVDDSVYEREPDHALALTERGRRQAEETGKRLRDLFGRERVSVYVSPYRRTHQTLDAFGLDPELIRVREEPRLREQDWGNWQDQKDVRLQKERRDAYGHFFFRFAQGESGADVYDRVDGFLESLFRSFDAPDHPPNVLIVTHGLAMRLFCMRWFHWTVAEFESLSNPENAETRMLLLGENGKYTLDRPFERWRVPEPYGITG
- a CDS encoding ADP-ribosylglycohydrolase family protein, whose product is MTADLSFAGRLDRALASLRGLSVGDALGSQFFVPGNYPLLMSRELPPGRWQWTDDTEMACSVVAVLAAHRRIDQEALAQSFAGRHDFDRGYGPAVGRLLRLVREGGDWRELAAGLFNGQGSWGNGAAMRIAPLGAWYADDPEQAVHQAEISAYPTHQHREAVVGAMAVAAAAALAAAPGGTPAPEALLDGVVALVPKRSAVGAGLRRARDMLDFGDVATVAAVLGCGRRTTAHDTVPFALWSAARSLSDYEQAFWTTVQAGGDMDTTCAIVGGVVAAGKAGVPPSGWTERVEALPGWTSHAR